The following are from one region of the Cyanobium gracile PCC 6307 genome:
- a CDS encoding DUF1611 domain-containing protein: protein MLGSDVPIVLLQHGGLDNLSGKTGLALLRYRHGPIVAVVDPAHPGADLRALTGIDRPVPVVGSLAEALPFAPQVAVVGLAPSGGRLPPAMGADVAAALAAGLSLASGLHSRLGDDPALAALVRPGRWIWDLRQEPPDLTVASGRAAGLPGRRVLAVGTDMSVGKMSACLELLAAARRRSRDARFVGTGQAGILISGGGVALDAVRIDYAAGAVEGAVLAAAAGAGPDTLVLVEGQGSLCHPGSSATLPLIRGSQPTDLLLVHRAGQRTIQRLADFPLPPLVQVIAAVEALAALGRPAGSAPPPRVVAIALNTAHLDGPSAAAALAATAMETGLPCLDPVRQGGEALMELLLSQERSPTP from the coding sequence GTGCTCGGCTCTGATGTCCCGATCGTGCTGCTGCAGCACGGCGGCCTCGACAACCTCAGCGGCAAGACGGGCCTGGCGCTGCTGCGCTACCGCCACGGCCCGATCGTGGCGGTGGTGGATCCGGCCCACCCCGGCGCTGACCTACGGGCGCTCACCGGGATCGACCGGCCCGTGCCGGTGGTGGGATCCCTGGCGGAGGCGCTGCCCTTTGCTCCCCAGGTGGCGGTGGTGGGGCTGGCCCCCTCCGGCGGCCGGTTGCCGCCGGCCATGGGCGCCGACGTGGCGGCTGCCCTGGCGGCGGGGCTGTCGCTGGCTAGTGGTCTGCACAGCCGCCTGGGGGACGACCCGGCCCTGGCGGCCCTGGTGCGGCCGGGGCGCTGGATCTGGGATCTGCGCCAGGAGCCCCCCGACCTGACGGTGGCCTCCGGCCGTGCCGCCGGACTGCCGGGCCGCCGGGTGCTGGCGGTGGGCACCGATATGTCGGTGGGCAAGATGAGTGCCTGCCTGGAGCTGCTGGCCGCCGCCCGGCGCCGCAGCCGCGATGCCCGCTTCGTGGGCACCGGCCAGGCCGGCATCCTGATCAGCGGCGGGGGCGTGGCCCTTGATGCCGTGCGCATCGACTACGCGGCCGGGGCCGTGGAGGGGGCGGTCCTGGCCGCGGCCGCGGGGGCCGGCCCAGACACCCTGGTGCTGGTCGAGGGGCAGGGCTCCCTCTGCCACCCGGGCTCGAGTGCCACCCTGCCCCTGATCCGGGGCAGCCAGCCCACCGATCTGCTGCTGGTGCACCGCGCCGGCCAGCGCACCATCCAGCGGCTGGCGGACTTCCCCCTCCCCCCCCTCGTCCAGGTGATCGCCGCCGTCGAGGCGCTGGCGGCCCTGGGCCGGCCGGCGGGATCCGCCCCGCCCCCCAGGGTGGTGGCCATCGCCCTGAACACCGCCCACCTGGACGGGCCATCGGCGGCGGCGGCGCTGGCGGCCACGGCCATGGAGACGGGGCTGCCCTGTCTCGATCCGGTGCGACAGGGGGGCGAGGCCCTGATGGAGCTGCTGCTCAGCCAAGAAAGAAGCCCGACGCCGTAG
- a CDS encoding amidohydrolase family protein, protein MRIPRLLLDPCASLPAADDQGLVTVRLEHGDGRIRAIHGLSAAGGGDGEGGSPAPLALTPLVEPHAHLDKAFSGEAFPNPEGTMAGAMAANRREAADRQAEAVRRRGERALDQAWRYGLRAIRSHIDSLGPWATPSWEVLLELRDRWRGRVELQLVALVPVGHWRTAEGEAFAAWVAARGGLLGGVLGAPFRSTPADRASLLALLRLAERLGCGVDLHVDESAEDHGRGVALVSELLLRHRIVVPLTCSHASSMGLLADCPCRRLAEAMADAAVGVVALPTTNLWLLGKHHRRTPSLRPQAPIRQLQEAGVTVAVGADNVQDPWFPGGDFDPIALLRFSLAASHLMPWRRLGLSPFSTAAAQLLGLEWDGVLREGAPADLVVLGATSWAELLARPPRRRVLRAGRWLEPPPCEDPSPSLAACHA, encoded by the coding sequence ATGCGGATCCCCAGGCTCCTGCTCGACCCCTGTGCCTCCCTGCCGGCTGCGGACGACCAGGGGCTGGTGACGGTGCGGCTGGAGCATGGCGACGGACGGATCCGCGCCATCCACGGGCTGTCCGCAGCCGGCGGCGGCGACGGGGAGGGCGGCTCGCCGGCGCCCCTGGCGCTCACGCCGCTGGTGGAGCCCCACGCCCACCTCGACAAGGCCTTCAGCGGCGAGGCGTTCCCCAATCCCGAGGGCACCATGGCGGGCGCCATGGCGGCGAACCGCCGGGAGGCGGCCGACCGCCAGGCGGAGGCGGTGCGCCGGCGGGGGGAGCGGGCCCTGGATCAGGCCTGGCGCTACGGCCTGCGGGCGATCCGCAGCCACATCGACAGCCTTGGCCCCTGGGCCACCCCCAGCTGGGAGGTGCTGCTGGAGCTGCGTGACCGCTGGCGCGGCCGGGTGGAGCTGCAGCTGGTGGCCCTGGTGCCGGTGGGCCACTGGCGCACGGCCGAGGGGGAGGCGTTCGCCGCCTGGGTCGCCGCCCGCGGCGGCCTGCTGGGGGGGGTGCTCGGCGCCCCGTTCCGCTCCACGCCGGCCGACCGCGCCAGCCTGTTGGCCCTGCTGCGGCTGGCGGAGCGCCTCGGCTGCGGTGTGGATCTGCACGTCGACGAGAGTGCCGAGGACCACGGCCGGGGCGTGGCCCTGGTGAGCGAGCTGCTGCTGCGACACCGCATCGTGGTGCCGCTCACCTGCAGCCACGCCAGCAGCATGGGCCTGCTGGCCGACTGCCCCTGCCGCCGCCTGGCGGAGGCGATGGCGGATGCGGCGGTGGGGGTGGTGGCCCTGCCCACCACCAATCTCTGGCTGCTGGGCAAGCACCACCGCCGCACCCCGTCCCTGCGGCCCCAGGCCCCGATCCGCCAGCTGCAGGAGGCCGGGGTGACCGTGGCCGTGGGGGCCGACAATGTGCAGGATCCCTGGTTTCCCGGGGGGGATTTCGACCCCATCGCCCTGCTGCGTTTCAGCCTGGCCGCCAGCCATCTGATGCCCTGGCGTCGCCTGGGGCTGAGCCCCTTCAGCACCGCCGCGGCCCAGCTGCTGGGCCTGGAGTGGGACGGGGTTCTGCGGGAGGGGGCCCCGGCCGATCTCGTCGTGCTGGGGGCCACCTCCTGGGCCGAGTTGCTGGCCCGCCCCCCCCGGCGGCGGGTGCTGCGGGCCGGCCGCTGGCTGGAGCCGCCCCCCTGCGAAGACCCATCCCCATCCCTGGCCGCCTGCCATGCCTGA
- the ftsZ gene encoding cell division protein FtsZ, with protein sequence MSQISPSSNGIVPSQSARIEVIGVGGGGSNAVNRMIATDLNGVGYRVLNTDAQALLQSAAGQRIQLGQKLTRGLGAGGNPVIGQKAAEESRADLQQSLEGADLVFIAAGMGGGTGTGAAPIVAEVAKECGALTVGIVTKPFGFEGRKRLRQAEEGIARLAEHVDTLIIIPNDRLRDAIAGAPLQEAFRAADDVLRMGVKGITDIITRPGLVNVDFADIRSVMADAGTALLGIGVGSGRSRAIEAAQAAMSSPLLESARIDGANGCVINISGGKDMTLEDMTTASEVIYDVVDPDANIIVGAVVDESLEGEIHVTVIATGFQSGGHYRPERPAASFADTLTHTPEERGAMIPPFLINRQNRVD encoded by the coding sequence ATGAGCCAGATCTCGCCCAGCAGCAACGGGATCGTCCCGAGCCAGTCGGCCCGGATCGAGGTGATCGGCGTGGGGGGAGGCGGCAGCAACGCGGTCAACCGGATGATCGCCACCGACCTCAACGGGGTGGGCTACCGGGTGCTCAACACCGACGCCCAGGCCCTGCTGCAGTCGGCGGCGGGCCAGCGCATCCAGCTGGGCCAGAAGCTCACCCGGGGCCTGGGGGCCGGCGGCAACCCGGTGATCGGCCAGAAGGCGGCGGAGGAGTCCCGGGCCGACCTGCAGCAGTCCCTGGAGGGGGCCGACCTGGTCTTCATCGCCGCCGGCATGGGCGGCGGCACCGGCACCGGCGCGGCGCCGATCGTGGCCGAGGTGGCCAAGGAGTGCGGTGCCCTCACCGTGGGCATCGTCACCAAACCCTTCGGCTTCGAGGGCCGCAAGCGGCTGCGCCAAGCGGAGGAGGGCATCGCCCGCCTGGCCGAGCATGTCGACACCCTGATCATCATTCCCAACGACCGTCTGCGGGACGCCATCGCCGGCGCGCCGCTCCAGGAGGCCTTCCGCGCCGCCGATGATGTGCTGCGGATGGGCGTCAAGGGCATCACGGACATCATCACCAGGCCGGGCCTGGTGAACGTCGACTTCGCCGACATCCGCTCGGTGATGGCCGACGCCGGCACCGCCCTGCTGGGCATCGGCGTGGGCTCCGGCCGTTCCCGGGCCATCGAGGCGGCCCAGGCGGCCATGAGCAGCCCGCTGCTGGAGTCGGCCCGCATCGACGGGGCCAACGGCTGCGTCATCAACATCAGCGGCGGCAAGGACATGACCCTGGAGGACATGACCACCGCCTCGGAGGTGATCTACGACGTGGTCGATCCCGACGCCAACATCATCGTGGGGGCGGTGGTGGACGAATCCCTGGAGGGGGAGATCCACGTCACGGTGATCGCCACCGGCTTCCAGAGCGGCGGCCATTACCGGCCGGAGCGTCCCGCCGCCAGCTTCGCCGACACCCTCACCCACACGCCGGAGGAGCGGGGGGCCATGATCCCGCCCTTCCTGATCAACCGCCAGAACCGGGTCGACTGA
- a CDS encoding cell division protein FtsQ/DivIB: MKRVPSSQGAPPSPGAPLPPGVLRRKELRRQRRSERLRQLWRILVFSGMSVGLGYLLLRQGWTLREPNQVEVLGSAVVSRDQVIAAAGLRFPQPLMGLQPRLVASDLMGALPVEQVKVSRLMLPPRLRVELKDREAVARAVRRTDRGPEMGFVDGLGNWISIRQHMGIRSQGDLSLLIVGWNARHRAVLAQVLKEREALGSGLQEIRFEPDGSLWLSTAQLGRVRLGPPDARLPRRLEVVAHLSRTLPATMKGARPQLIDLTDPEQPELSLGARGASGSPARPAPPAPTAPRPPEPAAEAPRPAPAGTQ, from the coding sequence GTGAAGCGGGTCCCCTCTTCGCAAGGAGCGCCCCCGTCACCGGGAGCGCCGCTGCCGCCAGGGGTCCTGCGCCGTAAGGAACTGCGCCGTCAGCGCCGCAGCGAGCGGCTGCGCCAGCTCTGGCGGATCCTGGTCTTCAGCGGCATGTCCGTCGGCCTGGGCTACCTGCTGCTGCGACAGGGCTGGACCCTGCGGGAGCCGAACCAGGTGGAGGTGCTCGGCAGCGCCGTGGTCAGCCGCGACCAGGTGATCGCGGCGGCGGGTCTGCGCTTTCCCCAGCCCCTGATGGGCCTGCAGCCCCGCCTGGTGGCCAGCGACCTGATGGGGGCCCTGCCGGTGGAGCAGGTGAAGGTGAGTCGGCTGATGCTGCCGCCGCGGCTGCGGGTGGAGCTGAAGGACCGGGAGGCGGTGGCCCGGGCGGTGCGGCGCACCGACCGCGGCCCGGAGATGGGCTTCGTCGACGGCCTCGGCAACTGGATCAGCATCCGCCAGCACATGGGCATCCGCAGCCAGGGGGACCTGTCCCTGCTGATCGTCGGCTGGAACGCCCGCCACCGGGCCGTGCTGGCCCAGGTGCTCAAGGAACGGGAGGCGCTGGGTTCCGGCCTGCAGGAGATCCGCTTCGAGCCGGACGGCAGCCTCTGGCTCAGCACCGCCCAGCTGGGCCGGGTGCGGCTGGGCCCCCCGGACGCCCGGCTGCCCCGGCGACTGGAGGTGGTTGCCCACCTCAGCCGCACCTTGCCGGCCACCATGAAGGGGGCCCGGCCCCAGCTGATCGACCTGACCGACCCGGAGCAGCCGGAACTCAGCCTGGGGGCCCGGGGGGCAAGCGGTTCACCGGCCCGGCCGGCGCCTCCCGCTCCCACGGCGCCCCGTCCCCCCGAACCCGCCGCCGAGGCGCCCCGGCCGGCTCCCGCCGGCACCCAGTGA
- a CDS encoding DUF4359 domain-containing protein, with protein sequence MPPPTTATRTVSGLLGLTAVAGGLIGLAVTNPGPAAFEEFAAEKLTELASEELCRDEGLPLLARLLIQNCPELVRSQRKVLGRLAREHSRRYNFGLLSIYGTRLGGEKVLPNWSIPRYDAVTLAMAGHFVLLSAGESTPGSPMP encoded by the coding sequence TTGCCACCGCCGACCACCGCCACCCGCACCGTTTCCGGCCTCCTGGGCCTCACCGCCGTGGCTGGGGGCCTGATCGGCCTTGCCGTCACCAACCCCGGACCGGCCGCCTTCGAGGAGTTCGCCGCCGAGAAGCTCACCGAACTGGCCAGCGAGGAGCTGTGCCGCGACGAGGGGCTGCCGCTGCTGGCCCGGTTGCTGATCCAGAACTGTCCAGAGCTGGTGCGCTCCCAGCGCAAGGTGCTGGGCCGCCTGGCCCGGGAGCATTCACGCCGCTACAACTTCGGCCTGCTGAGCATCTACGGCACCCGGCTGGGGGGCGAGAAGGTGCTGCCCAACTGGAGCATCCCCCGCTACGACGCCGTCACCCTGGCGATGGCGGGCCATTTCGTGCTCCTCAGCGCCGGCGAGAGCACGCCGGGGAGCCCGATGCCGTGA
- the miaB gene encoding tRNA (N6-isopentenyl adenosine(37)-C2)-methylthiotransferase MiaB: MTATVSGPQADQAPSARRGSYWITTFGCQMNKADSERMAGILETMGYTPGRDEHSADLVLYNTCTIRDNAEQKVYSYLGRQAQRKRANPGLTLVVAGCVAQQEGESLLRRVPELDLVMGPQHANRLEALLTRVETGQQVVATDEHHILEDITAARRDSAVCAWVNVIYGCNEHCTYCVVPSVRGREQSRLPEAIRLEMEGLAARGYREVTLLGQNIDAYGRDLPGITAEGRRAHTLTDLLREVHDVRGLERIRFATSHPRYFTDRLIDACADLPKVCEHFHIPFQSGDDDVLRAMARGYTVERYRRIIERIRQRLPDAAISADVIVAFPGETDAQFRRTLALIASIGFDQVNTAAYSPRPGTPAADWPDQLPEAVKVERLQELNALVERVASERSARYLGRREQVLAEGVNPRDPGQLMGRTRTNRLTFFAADPGDGRPFAPGDLVDVEIETVRPFSLSGRPLGRGGIR; this comes from the coding sequence ATGACAGCCACCGTTTCCGGCCCCCAGGCCGACCAGGCGCCGTCGGCACGGCGCGGCAGCTACTGGATCACCACCTTCGGCTGCCAGATGAACAAGGCGGATTCCGAGCGCATGGCCGGCATCCTCGAAACCATGGGGTACACCCCCGGGCGCGACGAGCACAGCGCCGATCTGGTGCTCTACAACACCTGCACGATCCGGGACAACGCCGAGCAGAAGGTCTACAGCTATCTGGGGCGGCAGGCCCAGCGCAAGCGGGCCAACCCCGGCCTGACGCTGGTGGTGGCCGGCTGCGTGGCCCAGCAGGAGGGGGAGTCCCTGCTGCGGCGGGTGCCGGAGCTGGATCTGGTGATGGGTCCCCAGCACGCCAACCGGCTCGAGGCGCTGCTCACCCGGGTCGAGACCGGCCAGCAGGTGGTGGCCACCGACGAGCACCACATCCTCGAGGACATCACCGCCGCCCGGCGGGACAGCGCCGTCTGCGCCTGGGTGAACGTCATCTACGGCTGCAACGAGCACTGCACCTACTGCGTGGTGCCCTCGGTGCGGGGCCGCGAGCAGTCGCGCCTACCGGAGGCGATCCGCCTGGAGATGGAGGGGCTGGCGGCGCGGGGCTACCGGGAGGTCACCCTGCTGGGGCAGAACATCGACGCCTACGGCCGCGACCTGCCCGGCATCACCGCCGAGGGCCGTCGGGCCCACACCCTCACCGATCTGCTGCGGGAGGTCCACGACGTGCGGGGACTCGAGCGCATCCGCTTCGCCACCAGCCACCCCCGCTACTTCACCGACCGGCTGATCGACGCCTGCGCCGACCTGCCCAAGGTGTGCGAGCACTTCCACATCCCCTTCCAGAGCGGTGACGACGACGTGCTGCGGGCCATGGCCCGGGGCTACACCGTGGAGCGCTACCGGCGGATCATCGAGCGCATCCGCCAGCGCCTTCCCGACGCGGCCATCAGCGCCGACGTGATCGTGGCCTTCCCCGGCGAGACCGACGCCCAGTTCCGTCGCACCCTGGCGCTGATCGCATCGATCGGCTTCGATCAGGTCAACACCGCCGCCTACTCCCCGCGGCCGGGCACGCCGGCGGCCGACTGGCCCGACCAGCTGCCGGAGGCAGTGAAGGTGGAACGGCTGCAGGAGCTCAACGCCCTGGTGGAGCGGGTGGCCTCCGAGCGCAGCGCCCGCTACCTGGGGCGGCGGGAGCAGGTGCTGGCCGAGGGGGTCAACCCCCGCGACCCGGGCCAGCTGATGGGCCGCACCCGCACCAACCGCCTCACCTTCTTCGCCGCCGACCCCGGCGATGGCCGCCCCTTCGCCCCCGGCGATCTGGTGGACGTGGAGATCGAGACGGTGCGGCCGTTCAGCCTCAGCGGCCGGCCCCTGGGCCGGGGCGGGATTCGCTGA
- a CDS encoding D-alanine--D-alanine ligase family protein, with protein MAPTPTRVGLVFGGASGEHAVSILSARTVLRGLRSGANAERYRVSSFYIDRGGRWWPDVVAAAVLERGVPAEPADLPGPAEPGGFRGFPDGALEMEVWFPVLHGPNGEDGTIQGLFTLMGVPYVGSGVLGSALGMDKQAMKAAFAAAGLPQVPYACVAAHELTGDASGTEALLERLESSLGYPCFVKPANMGSSVGISKASDRAGLLGGLELAAGLDRRLVVEQGVRARELECAVLRRPGGPGDGLSASVLGEIRFDADWYDYETKYSEGHSHTVIPAPVDAAVSERARTMALAACRAVDAGGLARVDFFYDEATGNLWLNEINTLPGFTSQSMYPMLWEASGCPLPDLVHQLVLGAGGSELRMNVEGTAP; from the coding sequence ATGGCCCCCACCCCCACCCGCGTCGGCCTGGTGTTCGGGGGAGCCTCCGGCGAACACGCCGTCTCGATCCTTTCGGCCCGCACCGTGCTGCGGGGCCTGCGCAGCGGGGCCAATGCCGAGCGTTACCGGGTCAGCAGCTTCTACATCGATCGCGGCGGCCGCTGGTGGCCCGATGTTGTGGCCGCGGCGGTGCTGGAGCGGGGCGTGCCGGCCGAACCCGCGGATCTGCCGGGACCGGCGGAGCCGGGGGGCTTCCGGGGCTTCCCCGACGGCGCCCTGGAGATGGAGGTGTGGTTCCCGGTGCTCCATGGCCCCAACGGAGAGGACGGCACGATCCAGGGACTGTTCACCCTGATGGGGGTGCCCTACGTGGGCTCCGGGGTGCTGGGATCGGCGCTCGGAATGGACAAGCAGGCGATGAAGGCCGCCTTCGCCGCCGCCGGCCTGCCCCAGGTGCCCTACGCCTGCGTCGCCGCCCACGAGCTGACCGGCGATGCCAGCGGGACAGAGGCCCTGCTGGAGCGGCTGGAGAGCAGCCTCGGCTACCCCTGCTTCGTCAAGCCGGCCAACATGGGCTCCTCGGTGGGCATCAGCAAGGCCAGCGACCGTGCCGGCCTGCTGGGGGGCCTCGAGCTGGCCGCGGGCCTCGACCGGCGGCTGGTGGTGGAGCAGGGCGTCAGGGCCCGGGAGCTCGAATGCGCCGTGCTGAGGCGGCCCGGGGGCCCGGGCGACGGCCTCAGCGCCTCGGTGTTGGGGGAGATCCGCTTCGACGCCGATTGGTACGACTACGAGACCAAGTACAGCGAAGGCCACAGCCACACCGTCATCCCCGCGCCCGTGGACGCGGCGGTGAGCGAGCGGGCCCGGACCATGGCGCTGGCCGCCTGCCGGGCGGTGGACGCCGGGGGGCTGGCCCGGGTCGACTTCTTCTACGACGAAGCCACAGGCAACCTCTGGCTGAACGAGATCAACACGCTGCCGGGCTTCACCAGCCAGAGCATGTACCCGATGCTGTGGGAGGCCAGTGGATGTCCTCTCCCCGACCTGGTGCACCAATTGGTGCTGGGCGCGGGAGGATCGGAGCTCCGGATGAACGTGGAAGGAACGGCGCCGTGA
- a CDS encoding FAD-binding oxidoreductase, translated as MPDTAFPGTLPVPADPERIQALAAELGASPLGLTPIHASAELGRLSADFHDYSPVLEPLLKGRRAQLAVKVERLEQVMAVAGACARHRVPLTLRGAGTGNYGQCVPLAGGLVLDMGGLNRLRTVDTATGVVEAECGCILAHLDGLLMAHGRALRLAPSTYRSATLGGFIAGGSGGLGSLRWGFLRDPGHLLGLEVVTLEAEPRLLRLDAAASAPLNHAYGTNGIITALRLATTEAVAWEQLVVGFDRWEEALEAARELPTTALLLNALCLLEAPVAAAMPWPAGCPAASAGEHRLLLHAAPDSLEALPGWLAARGGRILWQGRRPEPGRGRGLPLAELTWNHTTLHWRAQTPDWTYLQLLLPRPEAPLLEAVRGCWGTDVLWHLEAVRHLGAPRLTALPLVRWQGPEALADLVAQCRELGAVPFDPHVITVEDGGLGVVDADQVAAKAAFDPAGLMNPGKLRGWMG; from the coding sequence ATGCCTGACACCGCCTTTCCGGGCACGCTCCCCGTGCCGGCCGATCCGGAACGGATCCAGGCCCTGGCGGCCGAGCTGGGTGCCAGCCCGCTGGGCCTGACGCCGATCCACGCCTCTGCGGAACTGGGGCGGCTCTCGGCCGACTTCCACGACTATTCCCCCGTGCTGGAGCCGCTGCTGAAGGGCCGCCGTGCCCAGCTGGCGGTGAAGGTGGAGCGACTGGAGCAGGTGATGGCGGTGGCCGGGGCCTGCGCCCGCCACCGGGTGCCGCTGACCCTGCGGGGCGCCGGCACCGGCAACTACGGCCAGTGCGTGCCCCTGGCCGGGGGCCTGGTGCTCGACATGGGCGGTCTGAACCGGCTGCGGACGGTGGACACCGCCACCGGTGTGGTGGAGGCGGAGTGCGGCTGCATCCTGGCCCATCTGGATGGCCTGCTGATGGCCCACGGCCGGGCCCTGCGGCTGGCGCCCAGCACCTACCGCAGCGCCACCCTCGGGGGCTTCATCGCCGGGGGGTCGGGCGGCCTGGGGTCCCTGCGCTGGGGGTTCCTGCGCGATCCGGGTCACCTGCTGGGGCTGGAGGTGGTGACCCTGGAGGCCGAGCCGCGGCTGCTGCGGCTCGACGCCGCCGCCAGCGCCCCCCTCAACCACGCCTACGGCACCAACGGGATCATCACAGCCCTGCGGCTGGCCACCACCGAAGCGGTGGCCTGGGAGCAGCTGGTGGTGGGGTTTGACCGCTGGGAGGAGGCCCTGGAGGCCGCCCGGGAACTGCCCACCACCGCCCTGCTGCTCAACGCCCTCTGCCTGCTGGAGGCCCCGGTGGCGGCGGCCATGCCCTGGCCCGCCGGCTGCCCCGCCGCCAGCGCCGGCGAGCACCGGCTGCTGCTGCATGCCGCCCCCGACAGCCTGGAAGCGCTGCCCGGCTGGCTGGCGGCCCGGGGCGGCCGGATCCTCTGGCAGGGCCGGCGGCCGGAGCCGGGTCGGGGGCGGGGCCTGCCCCTGGCGGAACTCACCTGGAACCACACCACCCTGCACTGGCGGGCCCAGACCCCCGACTGGACCTACCTGCAGCTGCTGCTGCCCCGGCCGGAGGCGCCCCTGCTGGAGGCGGTGCGCGGGTGCTGGGGCACCGACGTGCTCTGGCACCTGGAGGCGGTGCGCCACCTGGGGGCGCCCCGGCTGACGGCCCTGCCCCTGGTGCGCTGGCAGGGGCCCGAGGCCCTGGCCGACCTCGTCGCCCAGTGCCGCGAGCTGGGGGCGGTGCCCTTCGATCCCCACGTGATCACCGTCGAGGATGGCGGTCTGGGGGTGGTGGATGCCGATCAGGTGGCGGCCAAGGCAGCCTTCGACCCCGCCGGACTGATGAACCCGGGCAAGCTGCGGGGTTGGATGGGCTAG
- a CDS encoding dipeptide epimerase has product MRCRLSRFSLTKAVPLAISRGTTGAVEHLLLELEHDGITGRGETGGFDTGHRAYRTDDLAAELEAVLPALESVTPEPFQALDPLLETLSPPARCAVDLALHDWWGQRLGQPLWRLWGLDDGAIVPTSVTLGLGSEAAVLERLERWWQQLPASRIKLKLGSPEGLDHDRALVRAVAQALERRRQSHGVVGELQVDANGGWNLEQARSMLGWLDAQGVVLVEQPLAPLEDPEADCAAFAALELDCPIALVADESCWNLADLVRLAPYVDGVNIKLLKSGGLAEALLMARAARRLGLGVMLGCYSDSALLNGAAAQLLPLVRWPDLDSHLNLVDDPFVGPSLVGDRLVPGASPGLGVSRARL; this is encoded by the coding sequence ATGCGCTGCCGCCTGAGCCGCTTTTCCCTCACCAAGGCGGTGCCCCTGGCCATCAGCCGCGGCACCACCGGCGCCGTGGAGCACCTGCTGCTGGAACTCGAGCACGACGGCATCACTGGCCGGGGCGAGACCGGCGGCTTCGATACCGGCCACCGGGCCTACCGCACCGACGACCTGGCCGCCGAGCTGGAGGCTGTCCTGCCGGCCCTCGAGAGCGTCACCCCGGAGCCGTTCCAGGCCCTCGACCCCCTGCTGGAGACGCTGTCGCCCCCGGCCCGCTGCGCCGTCGATCTGGCCCTGCATGACTGGTGGGGGCAGCGGCTGGGCCAGCCCCTGTGGCGTCTCTGGGGCCTCGATGACGGCGCGATCGTCCCCACCAGCGTGACCCTGGGCCTGGGCAGCGAGGCGGCGGTGCTGGAGCGGCTGGAGCGCTGGTGGCAGCAGCTGCCCGCCAGCCGCATCAAGCTCAAGCTCGGCAGTCCGGAGGGCCTCGACCACGACCGGGCCCTGGTGCGGGCGGTGGCCCAGGCGCTGGAGCGGCGCCGGCAGAGCCATGGGGTGGTCGGCGAGCTGCAGGTGGATGCCAACGGCGGCTGGAACCTGGAGCAGGCCCGGTCGATGCTGGGCTGGCTCGACGCCCAGGGCGTGGTGCTGGTGGAGCAGCCCCTGGCTCCCCTGGAGGACCCGGAGGCCGACTGCGCTGCGTTTGCCGCCCTGGAGCTCGACTGCCCCATCGCCCTGGTGGCCGACGAGAGCTGCTGGAACCTGGCCGATCTGGTGCGACTCGCCCCTTACGTCGACGGTGTGAACATCAAGCTGCTCAAGAGCGGCGGGCTGGCGGAGGCCCTGCTGATGGCCAGGGCCGCGCGGCGCCTGGGGCTTGGGGTGATGCTCGGCTGCTACTCCGACAGCGCCCTGCTCAACGGGGCCGCCGCCCAGCTGCTGCCCCTGGTGCGCTGGCCGGACCTCGACAGCCATCTCAACCTGGTGGACGACCCGTTCGTGGGTCCTTCCCTGGTGGGAGATCGGCTGGTGCCCGGTGCTTCCCCTGGACTGGGGGTGAGCCGTGCTCGGCTCTGA